The genomic stretch GGCCGGCGGTTGGATGCAAAGTGGCTTTGCTTACTGGTTGCTGCTTACACACAAGCTTACATACCTTAACATTGCGAGCTTTGCTCAAGTACACACTAGCTTTGTTCACTGGCTTCTGCTCCACATGCATATATTGCTTATACGTAATATCTTCTAACCAACAGTGCAAAAAATTAGAACCAACATTCATTCAAACATTCCAGTTACTAGAAGAACTCATAAAATGTATAGTTCAGTCTAAATGCTTCGTCTAGAACAAAATACTCTTCTTCAGATATTACGTCCAATTACTAAAGGGACCACGAAATGCTTGACATTTCCAGCTAACAAAGAAGTGTGTCTCTTGAAGCATGAAAATGGAACGACACATTTAGGATATTAAAGAAGAAAATTATGTGTCTCCACAAATATTGTGAACACCAAACCTAGACGTTGTGTGTCTATTTGGTTCTTCAaccaacatcccaaatttcatgtTTGGCTAACTTCTTTTTGTCCACTAATAGGTTGTTGGCACCTATTGACgagataataataaccacttgccCTTTGCCGTGATCCCAAGACCTGAAAATCATCGTGACACCCCAAAAGGCATGATACAATGACCTAGCATACGAAAAATGAAGAGTCCTCTCGGTGTCACGGTAATTGTGGATTATGATCCCCTAGACCTGGAAATCAGCATGGGAACTCCAAACACTACAAGAAACAACATCTTTGTCGTGTATCGAAAATACCTGGCGAACGACTAAAAATACCCGGTGAAGACTTTGTTGTGTATAACACCCGGCGAAGATGACACGCAAAGATCCTCTCGGCGAAGAATATTTGCCGGCTGTATTTTCACGGATAATCGGCAAAGAGCCTTTGTCGTGTCTCCACGGGTGACACTCGGCAAAGAAAAAGCAGATAACCAGTTCCCGACCGTTAACTACATAGTGTGTTTGCCGAGCGTAATTTTTTTTCAAGTACAGGCGAAGGCATCGTCTCTCCAGATGCCGCCACGTAGGCCTCCTTCTTTGCCGAGTGTCAGTGAGGAAATACACGGCAAAACGGTCTAAAGGAATTAAAAAAAGACGAGCATGTTTCTCAATCGCCTAATCCTCTCCTAAGTCATCACTACGCCGCGGGCGACATGACACATCTGCGAGCTCCCGACGGCCTCCGTGCAGCCAGGTAGTCTCAGTGGCAGGAGCCACAGGGTGTTGCGCTTGGGCCCCATGGCCGCTGCCACGCATGGCGGGCTGCGGGTACGCGACCGGAGAGCGGCGGAGCTACCGACACGGCTGGATGTGGTAGATTCCGGGTGAGGCGGCGGAGCGCTCCATGCGGCTGGAGGTTGTTGGCACCTATTTAGAGATAGTTAGAACCACTTGCCCTTTGTGGTGATCCCAAGACTTGAAGATCATTATGGCACCCCAAAAAGGTgtgatagcccacgaaaatgaccTGGATACAAAAAATTAAGAATTCTCTCGGCGTCACGGTAATTGATGATTATGATCCCCTAGACCTGGAAATAAGCATGGAAACTCCAAAATGGCATCCTAGAGTCcacaaaaaattcaaaatatatgaaaattgatcaaatTATTCGATGCTCAAGTAGCTATTTACCATGATATCGAGGTGCCTTGTGTTTGTCCTCGAGCCAGAAGTGGCATGCTATAGCCTAAAAAAATGGTTTAGAAACGTGAGAACCACGAGTTTCCACAATGTCTTAGTAACCGTTAAGAAGATCCTCTGGACGTAGAAATCTTCCTGGGACCCCCAAACAACATGCTACATCCCACGAAAACAATCATAAAATGTGATAGCGACGAGATTTTACGATGTCCCATTAACTGTTTAGCAGGCTCTGCGCAAAATGGTGATTTGAGAGGAAGATAGCTCAGATGATGTTGGAATAGGTAGTGTAGTGCTTCTGTTTCCTCAGGCTGTTCCCTTCTCTTTCATTTCTACTTGCTAGTGTGCCCTTGTTTGCTAGGATTTATATTCTAGCATCAAAGATCTGTCGGGTGATTGTTGGTTTGTGGTGTTGTGGTGGAAAATATTGTAATCTGAGTTCTGTTAATGGAAATCGGGGGTTCcccttttctaaaaaaaactgtTTAGCAGGCAATCGTCCTAGGAACCCAAAATGCGTACTATATATAACTTACAAAACGACTAGAAAACACATAAAACAAATTTCCCAAGGTCACGGTAATTGTTTACAATGATCTTGCGGACCTGGAACTCGTCCGTTGGGTACAAAAAATGGTGTGATGGAGGCCATGGAACGTTCAACTGATGCAAGAATGATAACTTTTCATGAACTCCCAATAACCGTTTAATAGGATCCTTCAAAAACGATTTTTTTGTGGGAAACAAAATAGTGTGCTCGCGAAAATGGATGGAAAACATGAAATCAACCGGTTTTTGTGACAACCTAGTAAGTTATTAATAGGATCCTCTTGACTTGGAAATCATCGCTAGACCAAATAATAGTGGTACACAAAAATGGacaaaaaagtgaaaatatgTGTTTTATGACGACCAAGTAACCATTTACCAAGATCCCACAGAGCTTCAACTCCTTATTAAACCGCAAAATGGTGGCTATAACTCACAAAATTACGAAAGCCGAGGATGCCTTAGATATGGAAATCATATTGGGACCCCAAATTTCCCTAAAATGCGAGAAAATGTGTGTTCATGAAGTCCTAGAAACCATTTATCTAGCCCCTAGGACCGATAAATCATCCCCACACCCCAAAACTGTGTACTATAGACCACAAAAGTGGCCGGAATTCATGTAAATGGTGATTTGCCTTATTGCCCAATCATTGTTTACCAAGATATCTCAAACCTAGAAATCATCCATGGACCCCAAACCAATTATCCATAGCCCACGGAACCAACAAAAAACAACGAGAACAATGAGTTTTGGGACATCTCGATAGTGGTTTGATAGGAACTCCCGAACCTAGAAATCATCACAAGAcccgaaaacaaaaaaaaatcccgaATTCTCAGTATCAATCTATCGTCGTCCCATGTACCTAGAAAATGTACCGGGACCCCGAATGGCGTCATAAAGCTCATGAAGATAGCAAGAGGAGTGGGATCTCACCATTTTCACACCTCTAATAATATAGGTATATCAATGGAACCAAATATCGTCCCCTCAACCCAGAACTTCTGTGCTATAGCAAGGAATGACTAAAAAATGTGAATATGATGAGTTTTTGTGACATCCCTATAACCGAACACCATGATTCTACGACATACAATGCTCCCAGGTCCCACAAACTTTGTGTTGTAGCCCATGAAAGCTAGCAGAAAACTCAAAATGAAGAGTTTTTGTAGCCTGACATAACTCTATATTGCAATCCTTTAGGAACTAGAAATCTTCTTGAAATTACAAGATGGTGTACTATTGCCAAAAAGTGAGAGCATGTAGAGTTTTCATGACACTAGAGTAACCATTTACCTTGATCCTTGGACCAAGAAATCATCTCAGAGCGCCAAAAGGTGTGGGCTATATCCCACAAAATGGGgagaaaatatgaaacaaaatGACAAGTTTTCATGAAATTGTGCCCTCCCAGGTTGTTAACCTTCGTTGTTGCCACCATTTTAAATATTATTTTGTTGAAATAGACCCAACTACAAGAAACATAACAATTTGGGTTAGGAAACCCAAAACTCGTGGTATATAGTGGAAAATTTTAGTCATCATAATAATGTTTTGTCTCTTTGTTGTGGATCATTCAAATTACGCCGCCCCCTGGCAAGTGACCCTGTTTGTTGGTGTTTCTCGTCGATTGTTGTATTTAGCTTCTTAGTCTCATCTCCTTGTGGAGAATATTATTGGCATGCCTTGGGACGTCGGTTAACTTAGGGTTAAATATTTCGTCCTCTTTGAGCAATACTACATTTTTTTCCTCAATTTATTGTTGCATGTGTCATGGGTCCTCAAATCTTGCAGATTCCTGTGGTCGCTTGTGTGAGCTAGCTCGGACTTTTGGGAAGCACCCATCATTTATCATCTAAGATAGTTATCTCTTGGCGTACTCCGCTTCAACCTTGCGGTCTTGGCCCGTGGGTTGAGGCTCAACAAGTTGTGACTTCCCTTTTCCCGTTGCTACTTTTTTCTTCTTATTTATTTACTAAATTCTTTACTATTCTGGAATTTTTTCgtttataatatttttattttcattatttAATTAAAAAGTAtttatattttttcttttgtACATTGTACTTCTCATTACAAATACAtaatttttttgtaatgcataatcATTAGTTGtgttatatataatttttggagtATGTAAATACTTATATTTATATGAACTTATGAAATGATATGTAGGAACATGACCAACCACTTATCACTTTGTTTGATAAATATATACACATTTTTCAAATGTAAGCACGTTTTGCAAGGACAATGAACATTTTCTGAAGACGTGAACACTTATGTTGCCATTTTTATAATACCTTTTGCAAGACATAGCAATTTTTTCTACTACAGGATTGACTAAGAAAATAAAATCGCAAGTAAACTTAAATTtcaatatttatttttctgaggagAAAAACAGTATTTGTTAATAGGCCGCACCAAACCCTTTCCACAAGAAGACCCTATAGGCTTAGTTAGCTCTGTTATTGAACGCTATGAGCAGCAAATTGGAGCATTCGTGCCACTGTACATACGGAAGCATTTAATCTGGGCCGCCCCATGAACCTAATTCGTGGGACTGATGGTCTTATTCAAGTACGTCCAGTGCATTGTAGGCCCAACCATAGGAATACTCTGCATACCCAAAAGACGGGTGCACCTATACCAGGCAATCCCTATTCTCCGCTTAGAGCGGGAGGGATCGGGTGCGCCGCACAGAGGCAGTTCgctctgggccggcccatttagcgaggacagtaagtttccctcggttTTTCTTGTGTTTAACCGGTTTTCTCTAGATTTCTCTGGTTTGGCTGGTTTTTCGGATTTTCtgtcagtttttttttaaaaatcaaatTTGTTTTTTATAAATTTTGGAACCTTTTTGAacctgaacatttttaaattattgaactttttcaaaatttgaacatttttaaaatttgaacatttttttatttgaacattttttagtttagaacaatttttagctttgaacatttttaaaattcgaATATTTTTCAGATTCAACATTTTTAATGTTTGAactttttttagatttgaacagttttaaaatttgaacatttttcagatttgaacatttttcagatctgaacatttttcagatctgaacattttCAGATTCGAACATCTTTTAGATTCAAAatttttcagatctgaacattttCAGATTCGAACATTTTCAGATTCGAATATTTTTTAGAttcgaacatttttcagattcgaaCATTTTTTAGATATTGCGGACAACCTGCAAAAAATATTCGAATTTAAAAGAAACTTGAGAAAAATTACTGTAGTGTCGCACCCTTGTGAGTTATaggccctgtttgtttgggctgcagcttttgaaAAGCAGCTGTAGCTGTTGAGCTGTGGAAAAGCAGCTGTAGGAAGCAGCTGTGAGAagcagagatttgatgtttggtaGGAGTGCTGTGGATGGTCTGCTTGTTGTTGGTAAGAAGGATGGAATGTCTGAAATGCCCCTGAATGTTGGTGAACTTCTATAAATGCTGATTTGAGACGAATTACCTAATTACTGAATGTGTTTAACATAATTGCCATGGTTCAGGATTGAAATTATGTTGATTTAATTATGTTAGAAGACTTGTTCATATTAAATATACAAGACTTGTCCATATGAACCCAAAAGAGCAACAAGTTTGTAAACATCTAGATATATATTACAAGACTTGTCCATATGGACCCAAAAGAGCTAGAAGTGTTCTCCACGCCTAGCCACCTCCCCTTGATGCGAACAAAGCGTTGGCTATGTTGTCACGAGCGTTGTTCATGCTAACATGATCCTCTCCCAAATCATTGCCCACATTGCCGGCTGATGTGGAACCAACATGCCCCGGAGGCATATAGTTCTCATCCTTATCGCATCGATAGAAGTGTAGATCAAACAATTGACTATCGCGAATGAAGTTATGTAGTGCTagacatgcaatgataatctctgTCTGCTTCTCTATCGAGTAACTTGATATACCATGCAAGATACGCCATTTCTGCTTCAACACCCCGAATGCTCTCTCAATAGCATTCCGCAAAGATGAAtgagcatggttgaatatttcttGCTTCCCGGATGGAGGTCCAGCTAGTCCGAACTCGGGTAGATGATACTTGGTTCCTCGTATACGGTGAAAGATACCCTTCTTGATTGGGATAACCCGAATCAACTAGATAGTATCTTCCTGAAAAAAAACACAAGTTAGTCGTAGCATATATGGCACCAATATCATGTAATGAAGAATGCACATGCCTAACATATACCTGAAGGAGGATGAGGAAAATTTGCTTCAAACTTAAGCAATGTATCTTTGAATATCCTTGTGTCGTGCACGGAACACTGGCCATCCTGCAACTATGGAGGTGAACCTCAAGTCAAAATCACAAACAGCCATAACATTTTGTGTGGGATATCCAAGGCGACCAACATGGTTCACTATATGAGCAGCGAGGCACGGTGACGGGTATGTGTGTCCCATCAATTGCACCAATTGCACCATTGAAATGAGGTGTAAATCTAGAATCCCGTAGCCTCTCATGCCTTGTTGGGAGGCTGTGGATCGGTAGGCTTGATGATATCTCCCGCTAAGCTGATTCACACAATATAGCACCTCCGCAAACTTCCTATTGATTGTCTCCCTGGATCTCTTGAATCGGTTATGAACTTGAGTCACAGATTGTGGACTACCAAGAGTCCATAGAAACATTCCAAGTGCCTCCTCAGAACACATGCGGGTTGACCCCTCCAAACCATATTTTTCAACCAAAGTGTCATGCAAAGAATCAAAACAAGGCCTATGCATTCTGAACATGTCATAACAATCCTTCGAGTTGCCCAAGTTATCAAATACCCATTGTTGTCCGGTGCATCTTGGTTCTACCCTCTTTTTCTTTGTAAGATGCTTCTCAGAGTGTTGAAGAACATGATACATCATTTACGTATTCCGTTGACGACGGCGCCTTCTTGAATCCATAAGTGCAGACTCGATGCCATCATCACTGTCAGTTTCATCACTATGGCTTGTGCTCATCTAAAAACAACAACATCTGATCAGCAAGCAATTATATGATCAAAACAGCACCAAACAGCAATTATATGATCAAAACAGCACCAAACCAGCAATATATATGATCAAAACAGCACCATATTCGGAACTGGGAGTTACCGCGTACGGCTTTGCCCCGCTTTAAGCGGCGACACTGGGAGTTACCGCGTACGGCTCTTGGCTAATGGGCTCGGCCCATATTCGGAACTGGTGTTTCTTCTTTTACTACTCCTTCTGCTTGCATGATTTCACGTGAACGACACTATAACTCACAAGGGTGCGACACTACAGTAATTTTTCTCAGGTTTCTTTTAAATGGTAAAGTTACCTTGAGTTGTTAACtgtgattttttttcaaatgACACGAACATTTTTATGTTAAAAGAAACCTGGGAACATTATTTTAAATCCTTTTAACCACCGTGAACATATTTTAGAACCACTTTTTTTCCAATCAAGTGAACATTTTTCCAAACTTGGTGAGTTCTTTTTCTGAATTTGTGATCTTAATTTTCTCAACCCGTGAATacgacaattttttttttaatttgtcaTCATACTTTTTCCCACCCCGTGAACAGTTTTTTAACCCACGAATATTTATTTTTGCACATGTGAACATTTTAAGAACCGCGAATATTTTTTAAATCTGTGAACATACTTTGTTACTTCGAATGATTTCCTAGTATGAACATTTACGCtacttgaacattttttcaatATGAACATTTatgttatttgaacaatttttcaaTGTGAACATTTTTGTTATTTGAACGATTTTTTAATTTGACCaatttttcaaattaaattatttATTTAAACACATAAAAATTCAAAGAAAAATGTAAAACTGTTTTTAGTCATGGGCATTTTTACGTGAACATATATTTTGAATCATGGGCATTTTCCAGTACGTGAACATATATTGGCTGGTATAACTCGTATTGGTTTTGCTCCAATTTTCTAGAGGTTTTGTTGAAAAACATTAAGATTTTAagtaaatgttcaaattttaaaactgttCAAAATTGTGAAATGTTCAAATtgtaaaattgttcaaacatgaaaactattcaaatttgaaaaaaatcctgaaaaagaaattaaaaaatgttcacatgTGAAAaggtttaaatttaaaaattattcaaatctaaaaaatattcaaatttggaaTTTATTTAGATTTGATTTTGTCAGATTTTAAAATTGCTCTTTTTAGAAGAaagaaagcaaataaaaaaaataaaaggaacaAACTGAAATATAAAACCAGAGAAGAATCACAAGAAAAGCAGAAGAAAAACCAGAGAGAAAATGAAGAACCAGAGGGGTACCTACCCGTGCCCGGAAAAAGGAACACAACGCTCGACTTGACCAAGAAACGTGAAAAACCGGAAAACAAAGCATTGTTGCTGATAATGGGCCGGCCCGGAATAGGAACGCCCCTGTGCGGCGAGCCTGATATAGCCCGCAATAGGCGGAGAATAGGGTTTGCCCCTATACCATGCTCaccaattctcaaaaaaaaaaaaacctatacCATGCTCACTAGCGTGCGGTACGATTGTACTCCCTTCGGTCCGGTATTCTGGACTCCTAGTGAAAAACTATTTGTTCCAAAACACCTAAAAAATAAGGCCCGCTTTTAATTAATTGCCTAACTAATAGCCTCCTAGAATTACTCCCAGCCACATCGCATGCCCTTCTCTTCTTTTCTTTAGGCTGTGTGAAACCGGTTTCCATGCATGCACATACAAAACGGGATCTGCATGGATGTGTGAAAACAACTGATGGTATGCCCTCCTTAATAGTGTACTTAGCTGGAACATTAAAAGGGATAGCTGATTGGTGGAACCGTATGAGAGGAATAGCCAATAGTTTTGCACCTTGGTCACGGAGTAATtcattactccctccggtccggtaTTCTGGGCTTACTAAAATCAATTAACAAGGAGACAAGGAGTCTCCCTATCTCAACCCTTTCTAGTAATAAAATATGGACCTATTATCATTGAAATTAATGCTAACATGTCAACTTCTCGTTATACTCATCAATCTCATAGGACAATAAAATCCTTCTAATTTGTGTTATCAAATGTATTTTTTCCAAAAGGCCATCTTGTTTCTTATGGTAAAAAGAAATTAAACTTCATGTATAATTAAGAATCCCCCTTATATAGATGGCTTCAATAAAAGCAATTTTAACATCAAAGATAACAAGACTACCTATCCAATGTAGCTTGTTcgttagaaaaataaaaaaaatacttttaaaaGATAGATTGTCTAGATTTTTGTATTATTTTGGATCCTTTGTTTTTGGCACCAAATTAATGATGCCATAGTTCAATCTACGAATATCAATTTCCTATTGTGGAAATCGTCCAACATAACTTTTAGATCCCATTTAATGAACTCCAAGAACTTATGATAAAATTCCACATGTAACCCGTCTGGTCATTGGACTTTGTGTTAAGTTCCATCCGAGAGTTGTAATATCAATTTGTTTCTAAGGAAAGGGAATCCCCATAAACAACTATTAAGCTCAATCAAAAGTCTGCAATTATCTCATGTATGAGAGTTCTAACAAAATGTTTCAAGATTCTGTACTAATAGTTTTCAATACATCTGTATTCACACCAATCAAAATGCCCCTCGTCTCCTTCTAGGGAAGAATTATACCATCCAAAAAGTCCCCCATAAAGATTGTGTGGATTTGTCTTCAAGAATTTATGATTCATAGTTTCGAGCAGACCAACGGAGTCAAGCTCTCTATCTGAAACAAATAATCTGATAAAACAATATTTGCGGATGCCTCCTGGCCTTCTCACCTTCCAAAACATTCCGTTCACTTTGATTAAGATTTTTTCCTATTATTTAATATGATAGGTGAATGTTGTTGCcattttttgcaggaaaaaggACTTCCGATGAATTACTGTTTCGTTCGCCGTCGACGAAATACTGTTGCGAAATTACTGTTGGAGAACTATGCAACATTGAAGAATTACTGTTGAGTAATTACAGTTAAGGAATTACTGCTGAAGTTGGAGATTTATACCATGAAATCACTGTTAGAAAATCCCCGGTAAAATACAGTAGCGCACAATGTTCATGTTTTGTACCGaaaaaactgaagaaaaaaaaacaatctgAATGCAAATTGTACATGCCGTATATGTACTGTTCATGGGGTTATTTTGACAGTTGGACGAAAATGTAACAATTTAAGAAGTCTAAAGCACTGTTCATACACACAAAGCTGTTCATGTGAATGGTTCACGTGAGTGGGCTGTTGTGGAGAGAGCAAAATTCATTCAGCTTTGATatatagtaataataataatgattGTGGAAACCAAATTCCCGTCTATAAATAGATGCAGTGTTCTCCGTGTAGTATGCAGTCCACTGATAATCTGATATAGCCACATACGAAACTGTACTGCACACAGTAGCAATGGCGCTCAACCCGGAGCAGCACATCCTCGATCAGGGATTGCTCGATGCTCAGCTCGAGCTCTGGCACAACACCTTTGGGTACATCAAGTCCATGGCGCTCAAGTCTGCTCTGGACCTCGGCGTCGCCGACGCCATCCACCACCACGGCGGCGCGGCCACCCTCACCCAGATAGTTGCCACGGCCAAGCTCCACCCGTCCAAGATCTCCTGCCTTCGCCGCCTCATGCGCGTGCTCGCCGTCTCCAGCGTCTTCGGAACAAAGCACTCTGCTGACGCCGAGGCCGTCTACACGCTCACGCCGGCGTCTCGTCTCCTCGTCGGCTCGGCGAACATGGTCCCTGTCATGAACATGCTGCTCCACCCCATTCTCGTGTCCCCGTTCTCCGATCTCGGGGAGTGGTTCCAGCAAGAGCTGCCGGACCCGGACCTCTTCAAGCTGAAGCACGGCAATACCTTCTGGGAGATGGCCGACCACGACCCGTCGTACAACACGCTCGTCAACGACGGCATGGTCTCCGACAGCCGCTTCCTCATGGATATCGCCATCAGGGAGTGCGGCGGGGTCTTCCAAGGGATAGGCTCCCTGGTGGACGTCGCCGGCGGGCACGGTGGAGCGGCCCAGGCCATCGCGAAGGCGTTCCCGGACGTGAAGTGCAGTGTGCTAGACCTTGAGCATGTCGTCGCCAAGGCTCCGAGCGGTACTGACGTGGAGTACATCGCCGGCGACATGTTTGAGAGCGTTCCACCGGCAGACGCTGTCTTTCTCAAGGTGCGTCATCTACTGGTTATGATGTATCTATTGATAGGAAAACACCGGTCCTGCTCGTGAAAACAACATGACGTTGATTCACAACATAGAAAATTTAGTGTTCTTAAAGAGTAGAAGTTTCTATAGCATCGACAAAATGTACTTTGCTAAAACATACTCCTCAAAATAGGCTTTCGCCTCGCTAAAACATACGTGGACTATTTATTTTGTTCTATCATTCAAACTTCCTTGCCTGGCTACCAACATCTTGAAAAGTAGACAAACATTGAAACCAACATAAATTCAGAATGTTGTCGACTTTTATTATTGATTCAACCCATATTTCGTGTCCAATGTCGATTTTACAGTGGATTATGCATGACTGGAGTGACGAGGACTGCATCAAGATACTAAAAAATTGCAAGAAAGCTATCCCCCCAAAAGATGCTGGAGGGAAGGTGATAATCGTAGACATGGTGGTTGGAGCAGGGCCGCAAGACCTGAAGCACAAAGAGACACAGCTCATGTTCGATCTTTTCATCATGTTCGTCAATGGCGTTGAGCGAGATGAGCAGGAGTGGAAGAAGATCATCTTCGAGGCAGGATTCACCGACTACAAAATCACGCCGGTTCTAGGTGTGCGATCAATcatcgaggtttacccatgaacaTTTGATCCTTGATTGCTGCAAGTATATGTGGATTTTGCTTTCGTATGCCAATAAGACATCATTCTGGTCGTAAGATCAAGCATTTGTGCGTGGTCCGTGTACTAATTAATTTGTGCCTCCATGATTGTGTTACCAAAGGAGTGTTATATATCTCTCCGGTCTTTTTTATTTAA from Lolium rigidum isolate FL_2022 chromosome 4, APGP_CSIRO_Lrig_0.1, whole genome shotgun sequence encodes the following:
- the LOC124649877 gene encoding O-methyltransferase ZRP4-like; protein product: MALNPEQHILDQGLLDAQLELWHNTFGYIKSMALKSALDLGVADAIHHHGGAATLTQIVATAKLHPSKISCLRRLMRVLAVSSVFGTKHSADAEAVYTLTPASRLLVGSANMVPVMNMLLHPILVSPFSDLGEWFQQELPDPDLFKLKHGNTFWEMADHDPSYNTLVNDGMVSDSRFLMDIAIRECGGVFQGIGSLVDVAGGHGGAAQAIAKAFPDVKCSVLDLEHVVAKAPSGTDVEYIAGDMFESVPPADAVFLKWIMHDWSDEDCIKILKNCKKAIPPKDAGGKVIIVDMVVGAGPQDLKHKETQLMFDLFIMFVNGVERDEQEWKKIIFEAGFTDYKITPVLGVRSIIEVYP